A genomic stretch from Vibrio algarum includes:
- the leuS gene encoding leucine--tRNA ligase: MQEQYNPQEIEQKVQKHWDENKTFVVTEDPSKEKFYCLSMFPYPSGRLHMGHVRNYTIGDVVSRFQRLQGKNVMQPIGWDAFGLPAENAAVKNKTAPAPWTYENIEYMKNQLKLLGFGYDWNREFATCTPEYYRWEQEFFTQLYNKGLVYKKTSSVNWCPNDQTVLANEQVEDGCCWRCDTPVEQKEIPQWFIKITAYAQELLDELDNLDGWPEMVKTMQRNWIGRSEGVELTFKVADQADLEVYTTRPDTLMGVTYVGIAAGHPLATQAAQNNAELAEFIDECKNNKVAEAELATMEKKGMDTGLKAIHPLNGREVPIFVANFVLMDYGTGAVMAVPAHDQRDYEFATKYALDIVPVIKPADGSELDISEVAYTEKGVLFDSGDFDGLSFKDAFDAIAAKLESEKKGKKTVNFRLRDWGVSRQRYWGAPIPMVTTQDGEVHPVPADQLPVILPEDVVMDGVTSPIKADKAWAETTFNGEPALRETDTFDTFMESSWYYARYCSPQADEMLDPKAANYWLPVDQYVGGIEHACMHLLYSRFFHKLLRDAGMVNSDEPFKKLLCQGMVLADAYHYTTEKGTKVWVSPTDVTVERDEKGRIVKAVDSEGNDVVHTGMTKMSKSKNNGIDPQEMVDKYGADTVRLFMMFASPADMTLEWQESGVEGANRFLKRVWKLVNEHTSKGASEPLDNSTLTGNQKALRRDVHKTIAKVTDDIERRQTYNTAIAAIMELMNKLAKAPQEVPQDRAILDEALKAVVAMLYPITPHISYELWEILGESAMDTATWPTADDKAMIEDEKLIVVQVNGKLRAKLTVAADASKEHVESLGLNNENVVKFTDGKTIRKVIYVPGKLLNIVAN, from the coding sequence ATGCAAGAGCAATATAACCCGCAAGAGATTGAACAAAAAGTTCAAAAGCACTGGGATGAAAATAAAACATTCGTCGTAACCGAAGACCCAAGCAAAGAGAAGTTTTACTGTCTCTCCATGTTCCCTTATCCAAGTGGTCGACTCCACATGGGTCATGTGCGTAACTACACTATCGGTGATGTAGTTTCTCGTTTCCAGCGTCTACAAGGTAAAAATGTTATGCAGCCTATCGGCTGGGATGCATTTGGTCTTCCTGCAGAAAATGCCGCAGTAAAAAATAAAACGGCACCTGCACCTTGGACATATGAAAATATCGAATACATGAAAAACCAGCTAAAGCTGCTCGGTTTTGGTTACGATTGGAACCGAGAATTCGCAACCTGTACTCCTGAGTACTACCGTTGGGAACAAGAGTTTTTCACTCAGCTTTATAATAAAGGATTGGTTTATAAAAAGACCTCCTCTGTAAACTGGTGTCCAAACGACCAAACTGTTCTAGCGAATGAGCAAGTTGAGGATGGTTGCTGTTGGCGTTGTGATACTCCGGTAGAACAAAAAGAGATCCCGCAGTGGTTTATTAAAATTACGGCATATGCTCAAGAACTACTAGACGAATTAGATAATCTAGATGGTTGGCCTGAGATGGTAAAAACCATGCAACGTAATTGGATTGGCCGTTCAGAAGGTGTAGAGCTTACCTTTAAAGTCGCAGACCAAGCAGACTTAGAGGTTTATACCACTCGCCCTGATACACTAATGGGAGTAACTTACGTAGGTATTGCTGCCGGACACCCGTTAGCCACTCAGGCTGCGCAAAATAATGCAGAACTAGCGGAATTTATCGACGAGTGTAAAAACAACAAAGTAGCAGAAGCAGAGCTTGCGACTATGGAGAAAAAAGGAATGGATACAGGCCTTAAGGCTATCCATCCTCTTAACGGCCGTGAAGTTCCTATTTTTGTCGCTAACTTTGTCCTAATGGATTACGGTACTGGCGCAGTAATGGCTGTACCAGCACATGATCAACGTGACTACGAGTTTGCAACCAAATACGCTCTGGATATAGTACCGGTTATTAAGCCCGCAGACGGCAGTGAGCTAGATATCTCAGAAGTAGCTTACACTGAAAAAGGCGTACTATTTGATTCAGGCGATTTTGATGGTCTTTCTTTCAAAGACGCTTTTGATGCGATCGCCGCAAAGCTAGAGTCTGAGAAAAAAGGCAAAAAAACCGTCAATTTCCGCCTTCGTGATTGGGGTGTTTCTCGTCAACGCTACTGGGGTGCACCTATCCCAATGGTCACAACTCAAGATGGTGAAGTTCACCCGGTCCCAGCCGATCAACTGCCCGTTATTCTTCCAGAAGATGTAGTAATGGATGGTGTAACTAGCCCAATTAAAGCCGACAAAGCATGGGCTGAAACCACTTTTAATGGTGAACCAGCTTTACGCGAAACAGATACTTTCGACACCTTTATGGAGTCTTCTTGGTATTACGCTCGATATTGTTCACCTCAAGCTGATGAAATGCTCGATCCTAAAGCAGCGAACTACTGGTTACCTGTTGATCAGTACGTCGGTGGTATTGAACATGCCTGCATGCACTTACTCTATTCTCGTTTCTTCCATAAACTTCTGCGTGATGCAGGAATGGTCAATAGCGACGAACCATTTAAGAAACTTCTTTGCCAAGGTATGGTGCTTGCTGATGCTTATCACTACACCACTGAAAAGGGTACTAAAGTATGGGTATCACCAACAGATGTTACGGTTGAACGTGATGAAAAAGGTCGCATTGTTAAAGCAGTAGACTCTGAAGGCAACGATGTCGTTCATACTGGCATGACTAAGATGTCTAAATCTAAGAACAATGGTATAGACCCTCAAGAGATGGTAGATAAATATGGTGCAGATACTGTTCGCCTATTTATGATGTTCGCCTCTCCTGCTGATATGACCCTAGAATGGCAGGAGTCTGGTGTTGAAGGCGCAAACCGCTTCCTAAAACGTGTCTGGAAACTTGTTAACGAGCATACGTCAAAAGGTGCAAGTGAACCACTAGACAACTCAACGTTAACTGGAAATCAGAAAGCGCTACGTCGTGACGTACATAAGACGATTGCTAAGGTAACGGATGATATTGAGCGACGTCAGACGTACAATACAGCGATTGCTGCAATCATGGAGCTAATGAATAAATTAGCTAAAGCACCTCAAGAGGTACCGCAAGACAGAGCTATTCTTGATGAAGCTTTGAAAGCAGTGGTAGCTATGCTTTACCCAATTACCCCACATATCTCTTATGAGCTATGGGAGATTTTAGGTGAGTCAGCAATGGATACGGCTACTTGGCCAACCGCTGATGACAAAGCAATGATCGAAGACGAAAAGCTCATTGTTGTACAAGTTAACGGTAAACTTCGTGCGAAGCTTACTGTTGCTGCAGATGCAAGCAAAGAACACGTAGAAAGCCTGGGGCTCAATAACGAAAATGTCGTTAAGTTCACTGACGGAAAGACCATCAGAAAAGTAATCTATGTACCTGGGAAATTACTTAATATAGTTGCGAATTAA
- a CDS encoding zinc ribbon-containing protein: MPKRKLGYEEKFEEVVEVLKHSPEEINKVLETSGEVAQAASDMTKDELSLVSAYVKSDLKEFADNYQESKESPFSIMVADSIWQALLDITDRTKVEWVELFEDLEHQGIYQVGDVIGLGHLICEKCGQKTQYIHPTTIQACSKCGGDEFTRVSLKP, encoded by the coding sequence ATGCCCAAGCGTAAACTAGGTTATGAAGAGAAGTTTGAAGAGGTCGTTGAGGTATTAAAACACAGCCCTGAGGAAATCAATAAAGTACTAGAGACTTCAGGAGAGGTGGCTCAAGCTGCAAGTGATATGACAAAGGATGAACTCTCTCTTGTTTCTGCTTATGTGAAGTCAGATTTGAAAGAATTTGCAGATAATTACCAAGAAAGCAAAGAGAGCCCATTTTCTATTATGGTTGCGGATTCCATATGGCAAGCACTATTAGATATTACCGACCGCACGAAGGTCGAGTGGGTCGAGTTGTTTGAAGACTTAGAACACCAAGGCATCTATCAAGTAGGAGACGTAATAGGCTTGGGTCATTTGATCTGTGAAAAGTGTGGACAAAAAACGCAGTATATCCATCCAACAACAATTCAAGCGTGCAGTAAATGCGGCGGAGATGAGTTCACACGAGTCTCTTTGAAGCCATAA
- the lnt gene encoding apolipoprotein N-acyltransferase gives MMTNKYHRLLRPILAAFVGASTTLAFAPYQLWPMAILSPILFILLIHKVSSKAASFIGFMFGLGQFSIGISWVHISIDTFGGMPKAASLFLMILLVSYLSIYPALFAGLTNRLFPTDSKTRYLFAIPSLWLLTDLARGWVMTGFPWLLLGYSQLESPLSGLAPIGGVQLITLAILVCSSAIAWVFIKHKPIGLILPFIIFLSTYGLKSIDWVTPDKSTHTSFALIQGNISQEKKWLPSERWPTLMKFLDLSRINWDADIVIWPEAAIPALEKELPSFLLNVDKAARMNETALITGVVTQNQLGSYHNSVLTLGDTPSGEYNYDTQPRYKKHHLLPFGEFVPFADILRPIAPFFNLPMSSFSRGDLVQDNIVGKGRYFATALCYEIIFGEQVRKNIDQNTNFILTLSNDAWFGDSIGPLQHMEIAQMRALETGKPVIRATNNGVTAITDYKGNIIAQIPQFKTEVLRAEVTSSKGQTPFLTLGQWPMIVFLIVSLVVSLTNFALRRK, from the coding sequence ATGATGACAAACAAGTATCATCGCCTATTGCGGCCTATCTTGGCCGCTTTTGTTGGCGCTTCAACAACACTTGCATTTGCGCCTTACCAATTATGGCCAATGGCGATCCTCAGCCCTATCCTTTTTATTCTACTTATTCACAAAGTAAGTAGTAAAGCGGCTTCATTCATCGGCTTTATGTTCGGGCTAGGCCAGTTCTCCATCGGGATTAGCTGGGTACACATTAGCATCGATACCTTTGGTGGTATGCCTAAAGCTGCTAGTCTTTTCTTAATGATTTTATTGGTATCGTATCTATCGATTTACCCCGCTCTATTCGCAGGACTTACCAATCGACTATTCCCTACAGATAGTAAAACGCGATACCTATTCGCTATCCCGTCGTTATGGTTATTAACAGATTTAGCTCGTGGTTGGGTAATGACTGGCTTCCCATGGCTTTTACTCGGCTACAGCCAGCTTGAATCACCTCTTTCTGGTTTAGCGCCAATAGGTGGCGTTCAACTTATCACACTAGCCATACTGGTGTGCTCCAGTGCAATAGCTTGGGTATTTATAAAGCACAAACCCATCGGCCTTATACTTCCTTTCATCATATTCTTAAGTACTTACGGCCTTAAATCTATTGACTGGGTTACTCCTGATAAATCGACTCATACCTCGTTTGCTCTAATTCAGGGTAATATATCTCAAGAGAAAAAGTGGTTGCCAAGTGAACGCTGGCCAACGTTAATGAAATTTTTAGATCTGAGCAGAATCAATTGGGATGCAGATATTGTTATTTGGCCAGAGGCTGCTATACCTGCGCTAGAAAAAGAACTACCTAGCTTCTTACTCAATGTAGATAAAGCGGCTCGTATGAATGAAACCGCCCTGATTACTGGCGTCGTAACTCAGAATCAGTTAGGTAGCTACCATAACAGCGTCCTAACTTTAGGTGACACACCGTCTGGCGAATATAATTACGACACTCAGCCAAGATACAAAAAGCACCATCTGCTCCCATTTGGGGAGTTTGTCCCATTTGCAGACATACTAAGACCCATCGCCCCTTTTTTCAATTTGCCCATGTCTTCCTTTAGCCGTGGCGACTTAGTGCAAGACAATATTGTGGGCAAAGGTAGATACTTCGCTACTGCACTTTGCTATGAAATTATTTTTGGGGAACAGGTCAGAAAAAACATCGACCAAAATACAAATTTTATTCTTACATTGTCAAATGATGCGTGGTTTGGAGATTCTATAGGCCCGCTTCAACATATGGAAATCGCTCAGATGAGAGCGTTAGAAACGGGTAAACCTGTCATTCGAGCCACCAATAATGGCGTAACAGCAATAACAGATTACAAAGGCAATATCATTGCACAGATCCCACAATTTAAAACTGAGGTATTACGTGCCGAAGTAACGTCAAGCAAAGGACAAACCCCCTTCTTGACTTTGGGTCAGTGGCCTATGATTGTTTTTTTAATTGTTTCGTTAGTCGTTTCCCTCACTAATTTCGCATTACGCAGAAAATAA
- the corC gene encoding CNNM family magnesium/cobalt transport protein CorC (CorC(YbeX) belongs to the Cyclin M Mg2+ Exporter (CNNM) family, and was characterized as belonging to a set of three proteins, at least one of which must be present for CorA to function.): MNDDNAPSSEGNNGKSEGPSRKSFFERLGQIFQGEPKDRQELVDVIRDSEINDLIDHDTRDMLEGVMEIAEMRVRDIMIPRSQMVTAEKEHNLDELVTLITEATHSRYPVISEDKDHVEGILLAKDLLKYLGSESEEFEINEVIRQAVVVPESKRVDRLLKEFREERYHMAIVVDEFGGVSGLVTIEDILEEIVGEIEDEFDDEEEEDIRQLSKHTFAVKALTTIDDFNDRFGTRFNDDEVDTIGGMVMTSFGHLPSRGETVEISNYNFKVAAADNRRVIQLQVTIPEEDSSSNTEE; encoded by the coding sequence ATGAACGACGACAACGCTCCCAGTTCCGAAGGGAACAATGGGAAATCAGAAGGTCCGAGTAGAAAGTCCTTCTTTGAACGCCTAGGCCAAATATTTCAAGGTGAACCAAAAGATCGCCAAGAACTTGTAGATGTTATACGAGATTCTGAAATAAACGACCTTATCGACCATGACACCCGAGATATGCTTGAGGGAGTAATGGAAATTGCAGAGATGCGTGTAAGAGATATTATGATACCGCGCTCTCAGATGGTTACTGCTGAAAAAGAACATAATCTTGATGAGCTAGTCACCCTAATTACAGAAGCTACGCATTCGCGCTACCCTGTAATCAGTGAAGACAAAGACCATGTCGAAGGCATTCTGTTAGCGAAGGACTTACTTAAATATTTAGGCTCTGAAAGTGAAGAGTTTGAAATAAATGAAGTGATACGGCAAGCCGTGGTTGTTCCAGAAAGTAAACGAGTTGATCGATTACTTAAAGAATTCCGCGAGGAACGCTATCACATGGCCATTGTTGTAGATGAATTTGGTGGAGTATCCGGATTAGTCACAATCGAAGATATCCTAGAAGAAATAGTCGGTGAGATAGAAGACGAGTTTGATGACGAAGAAGAAGAAGATATCCGTCAACTTAGTAAACATACCTTCGCAGTTAAAGCGTTAACGACAATAGACGACTTTAACGATCGATTTGGTACCAGGTTCAATGATGATGAAGTAGATACCATCGGCGGTATGGTCATGACAAGTTTCGGTCATTTGCCATCGCGTGGTGAAACCGTTGAGATTAGCAATTATAACTTTAAAGTCGCTGCAGCGGATAACCGAAGAGTGATACAGCTACAGGTTACCATTCCAGAAGAAGATAGCTCTTCTAATACTGAAGAGTAA
- the ybeY gene encoding rRNA maturation RNase YbeY — protein sequence MTIELDLQIALTDEIGLPSENDFQQWLAETVRLFQPQAEVTIRLVDEQESQQLNNEYRGKDKPTNVLSFPFEAPPEIEIDLLGDLIICKQVVEKEALEQNKPLSAHWAHMVVHGALHLLGYDHINDDEADEMESLETEIMQKMGFEDPYIDEK from the coding sequence ATGACTATCGAACTTGATCTTCAAATTGCTTTGACCGACGAGATTGGCCTGCCAAGTGAAAATGATTTCCAGCAATGGTTAGCCGAAACCGTGCGCCTTTTTCAACCACAGGCAGAAGTGACCATTCGCTTAGTTGATGAGCAAGAAAGCCAACAACTAAATAACGAGTACAGAGGAAAAGATAAACCCACCAATGTACTCTCGTTCCCCTTCGAGGCACCACCTGAAATAGAGATTGATCTATTGGGTGATCTTATCATCTGCAAGCAAGTAGTAGAAAAAGAAGCACTCGAACAGAACAAACCACTTTCTGCTCATTGGGCGCATATGGTTGTACATGGTGCACTTCATCTGCTAGGTTATGATCATATCAATGATGATGAAGCGGACGAGATGGAATCTCTTGAAACTGAAATTATGCAAAAAATGGGATTCGAAGACCCTTATATCGATGAAAAGTGA
- a CDS encoding PhoH family protein has product MSNKILTLEIDLEPSDNHRLSSLCGPFDDNIKHIERRLGVEINYRGNAFSIVGKSHAAAAALDIIRTVYVNTAPVRGSIPDIEPEQIHLAIKESGVLEQSTESTIEHGKEVFIKTKKGVIKPRTPNQAQYLVNMVTHDITYGIGPAGTGKTYLAVAAAVDALERQEVRRILLTRPAVEAGEKLGFLPGDLSQKVDPYLRPLYDALFEMLGFERVEKLIERNVIEVAPLAYMRGRTLNDAFIILDESQNTTIEQMKMFLTRIGFNSRAVITGDVTQIDLPRGAKSGLRHAIEVLSEVDEISFNFFIADDVVRHPVVARIVNAYEKWEAKDQKVRNEIEKRRNEERDARLLEAQKTE; this is encoded by the coding sequence TTGAGCAATAAAATATTGACACTAGAGATAGATCTAGAACCTTCCGACAATCACCGTCTGTCAAGCCTTTGCGGCCCATTCGATGACAATATCAAACACATAGAACGTAGACTCGGCGTTGAAATTAACTATCGCGGTAACGCATTTTCAATCGTCGGAAAGTCACATGCAGCTGCAGCTGCACTCGATATAATCCGAACCGTCTATGTTAATACAGCACCAGTTAGAGGCTCCATCCCTGACATTGAGCCAGAACAAATCCACCTTGCAATAAAAGAATCTGGTGTGCTTGAACAATCAACCGAATCTACTATCGAGCATGGTAAAGAAGTCTTTATTAAGACGAAGAAAGGCGTCATTAAGCCTCGAACACCAAACCAAGCTCAATACCTGGTTAATATGGTGACTCACGATATAACCTATGGCATTGGCCCTGCGGGTACTGGCAAAACCTACTTAGCTGTTGCCGCCGCCGTTGACGCACTTGAGCGTCAAGAGGTTCGTCGTATTCTCTTGACTCGACCAGCAGTAGAAGCGGGAGAAAAACTTGGGTTCCTACCTGGGGATTTGAGCCAAAAAGTCGACCCGTACTTAAGGCCACTATACGATGCTCTCTTCGAGATGCTCGGGTTCGAACGTGTAGAGAAGCTTATTGAACGTAATGTGATAGAGGTTGCACCGTTAGCCTACATGCGTGGCCGAACGCTTAACGATGCGTTCATTATTCTCGATGAGAGTCAAAATACCACTATCGAGCAAATGAAAATGTTTTTGACTCGAATTGGCTTTAATTCTCGAGCGGTGATTACGGGTGACGTAACCCAGATAGACTTGCCTAGAGGGGCAAAATCAGGTCTACGCCATGCGATTGAAGTACTTTCTGAAGTCGATGAGATTAGCTTTAATTTTTTCATTGCTGATGATGTTGTTCGACATCCTGTTGTCGCTCGAATCGTTAACGCTTACGAAAAATGGGAAGCAAAAGACCAAAAAGTACGTAACGAGATCGAAAAACGCAGAAATGAAGAACGAGATGCTCGTCTTCTAGAAGCACAAAAGACCGAATAA
- the miaB gene encoding tRNA (N6-isopentenyl adenosine(37)-C2)-methylthiotransferase MiaB: MSKKLLIKTWGCQMNEYDSSKMADLLNAANGYELTEIPEEADVLLLNTCSIREKAQEKVFHQLGRWKTLKDKKEGVVIGVGGCVATQEGKHIRERAPFVDVIFGPQTLHRLPEMIKASQSDDAPVMDISFPEIEKFDNLPEPRADGATAFVSIMEGCSKYCTYCVVPYTRGEEVSRPMDDVLYEVAQLAEQGVREVNLLGQNVNAYRGPTYDGDICSFADLLRLVASIDGIDRLRFTTSHPLEFTDDIIAVYEDTPELVSFLHLPVQSGSDRILTMMKRPHTAIEYKSIIRKLRKARPDIQISSDFIVGFPGETDSDFQDTMKLIKDVDFDMSFSFVFSARPGTPAADYPCDLSEQVKKDRLYELQQQINSQAMRYSRQMLTTEQRVLVEGPSKKNLMELRARTENNRVVNFEGSADLIGQFVDVKITDVFSNSLRGDLVRTEQEMNLRVATTPAEMMLKSRKEDELGVATFTP, translated from the coding sequence ATGAGTAAGAAACTGCTAATCAAAACTTGGGGTTGCCAGATGAACGAATACGATTCATCTAAAATGGCCGATCTGCTTAATGCCGCCAATGGTTATGAGCTAACCGAAATTCCAGAGGAGGCAGATGTCTTACTTCTAAATACCTGTTCGATTCGTGAAAAAGCGCAGGAAAAAGTATTCCATCAGCTTGGTCGCTGGAAAACCCTAAAAGACAAAAAAGAAGGTGTTGTCATTGGTGTAGGTGGGTGTGTTGCCACTCAAGAAGGCAAACATATCCGCGAACGAGCACCCTTTGTCGACGTTATCTTTGGTCCACAAACCTTACATCGTCTTCCTGAAATGATAAAAGCGTCACAAAGTGATGATGCTCCGGTAATGGATATATCATTTCCTGAAATAGAAAAATTCGACAATTTACCCGAACCACGAGCTGATGGTGCAACCGCATTCGTATCTATTATGGAAGGCTGTTCTAAATACTGCACATATTGCGTCGTTCCTTATACTCGTGGTGAAGAAGTTAGCCGACCTATGGATGACGTTCTGTATGAGGTCGCACAATTAGCAGAACAAGGTGTACGTGAAGTTAACTTACTCGGCCAAAACGTCAATGCGTACCGCGGTCCAACCTATGACGGAGACATCTGTTCATTTGCAGACTTATTGCGTCTTGTTGCATCAATTGATGGAATCGATCGTTTACGGTTTACTACCAGCCACCCACTAGAATTTACTGACGACATCATTGCGGTTTATGAAGACACGCCAGAGTTAGTCAGCTTTTTGCACCTTCCTGTGCAGAGCGGATCGGACCGAATTCTTACTATGATGAAGCGTCCACACACCGCTATTGAATATAAATCTATTATTCGTAAGCTTCGTAAAGCCCGTCCAGATATACAAATTAGTTCTGACTTTATTGTTGGCTTCCCAGGTGAAACCGATAGCGACTTCCAAGATACAATGAAATTGATCAAAGATGTCGATTTTGATATGAGCTTTAGCTTTGTCTTTTCTGCTCGTCCAGGCACACCAGCAGCGGATTACCCTTGTGATTTATCGGAACAAGTTAAAAAAGATCGCTTGTACGAATTGCAGCAACAGATAAATAGCCAAGCTATGCGTTACTCTCGTCAAATGCTAACCACAGAGCAACGTGTTCTAGTTGAAGGGCCATCGAAGAAAAACCTAATGGAGTTACGAGCTCGTACTGAAAATAACCGTGTAGTTAACTTTGAAGGCTCTGCCGACCTCATAGGTCAATTTGTCGATGTGAAAATTACCGATGTATTCTCTAATTCGCTTCGCGGTGACTTAGTACGCACTGAACAAGAAATGAACCTACGTGTTGCAACAACACCTGCCGAAATGATGTTAAAATCACGTAAAGAAGACGAGCTAGGTGTTGCAACATTTACACCTTAA
- a CDS encoding 2-octaprenyl-3-methyl-6-methoxy-1,4-benzoquinol hydroxylase — translation MEQYDLVIIGGGMVGAAVALGAATQGKKIALVEGIKPKAFDESQPMDIRVSAISKASVELLKSLEVWGKITAMRVCPYRRLETWEHSECRTKFDADSLGLDELGYIVENRLIQLALWEQINQCENVEAFCPDSLISIEFGSALNLIKLSSGKNIKTKLVIGADGANSKVRDSAGIGITAWDYRQDCMLINVETEKPQQDITWQWFTARGPRSFLPLKGNQGSLVWYDSPKRIKQLTSMSKGALRTEVLTHFPTELGDIKVLQAGSFPLVRRHAQRYFKNRCILVGDSAHTINPLAGQGVNLGFKDVSVLLDILNTEDWCSEDTLNQYERRRRPDNMLMQSGMDFFYKVFSNDVAPLKLARNTVLKLANGAGPIKEKVLKYALGL, via the coding sequence ATGGAACAATACGATTTAGTCATTATTGGTGGTGGTATGGTTGGCGCCGCGGTTGCTTTAGGCGCTGCAACGCAGGGTAAAAAAATAGCCTTAGTTGAAGGTATAAAGCCGAAAGCATTTGATGAGTCTCAACCGATGGATATCCGCGTGTCGGCTATTTCTAAGGCATCTGTCGAACTTCTAAAATCATTAGAAGTATGGGGAAAAATAACAGCTATGCGTGTTTGTCCATATCGTCGTCTGGAAACGTGGGAGCATTCAGAGTGCCGTACAAAATTTGATGCGGATTCATTGGGGTTAGATGAACTTGGTTATATTGTTGAAAACCGATTGATTCAACTTGCGTTATGGGAACAAATTAATCAGTGTGAGAATGTAGAAGCGTTTTGTCCAGACAGTTTAATCTCAATAGAATTTGGCAGTGCTTTGAATTTAATCAAGCTATCATCGGGCAAAAATATAAAAACGAAGCTGGTAATTGGTGCTGATGGTGCGAATTCTAAAGTGCGAGATAGCGCAGGCATTGGTATTACCGCATGGGATTATCGACAGGATTGTATGTTGATTAATGTTGAGACCGAAAAGCCTCAGCAAGATATAACATGGCAATGGTTTACAGCACGAGGTCCGCGCTCATTTTTGCCACTTAAAGGAAATCAAGGTTCACTGGTTTGGTATGATTCACCTAAAAGGATTAAACAACTTACCTCTATGAGTAAAGGTGCTTTACGAACCGAAGTTTTAACCCATTTCCCAACTGAGCTTGGGGATATAAAGGTTTTGCAAGCAGGGTCTTTCCCTTTAGTGCGTCGACACGCTCAGCGTTATTTTAAGAACCGCTGCATCTTAGTTGGAGATTCTGCTCATACGATTAACCCTTTAGCCGGGCAGGGTGTTAATCTCGGATTTAAAGATGTATCTGTATTGCTGGATATTTTAAACACAGAAGATTGGTGTTCGGAAGATACATTGAACCAATATGAGAGAAGAAGGCGACCTGATAACATGCTTATGCAGTCGGGTATGGATTTCTTTTATAAAGTATTCAGTAATGATGTCGCTCCTCTCAAATTAGCTCGGAATACCGTATTAAAACTGGCGAACGGGGCAGGACCAATAAAAGAGAAAGTACTGAAATATGCGCTAGGGCTTTAG
- the ychF gene encoding redox-regulated ATPase YchF has protein sequence MGFKCGIVGLPNVGKSTLFNALTKAGIEAANFPFCTIEPNTGIVPVPDLRLDALAKIVNPQKVLPTTMEFVDIAGLVAGASKGEGLGNKFLANIRETDAIGHVVRCFEDENIVHVAGKISPLDDIEIINLELALADLDTCERAIHRQAKRAKGGDKDAKFEITVLEKLLPILTEGGMARTVQLAKEELKAIGYLNFLTLKPTMYIANVSEDGFENNPYLEQVRQYAENENNVVVAVCAAIESELSELDDEDRAEFLEDMGIEEPGLNRVIRSGYDLLTLQTYFTAGVKEVRAWTIPVGATAPQSAGKIHTDFEKGFIRAEVVGYDDFIQFNGESGAKEAGKWRLEGKDYIVKDGDVVHFRFNV, from the coding sequence ATGGGTTTTAAATGTGGCATCGTCGGTCTACCAAATGTCGGTAAATCAACTCTGTTTAACGCACTAACTAAAGCTGGTATTGAAGCAGCAAACTTTCCATTTTGTACTATCGAGCCTAACACGGGCATAGTACCAGTGCCTGATTTACGTCTAGATGCATTAGCAAAGATCGTAAACCCTCAAAAAGTTCTACCTACTACTATGGAGTTTGTAGATATCGCTGGGCTAGTTGCTGGTGCATCTAAAGGTGAAGGCTTAGGTAACAAATTCTTAGCTAACATCCGTGAAACCGACGCAATTGGTCATGTTGTGCGCTGTTTTGAAGACGAAAACATCGTACACGTAGCCGGTAAAATATCTCCTTTAGACGATATTGAAATCATCAATTTAGAGCTTGCTCTAGCTGATTTGGATACTTGCGAACGTGCTATTCACCGCCAAGCAAAACGTGCAAAAGGTGGTGATAAAGACGCTAAATTCGAAATTACGGTATTAGAAAAGCTGCTACCAATACTGACAGAAGGTGGAATGGCAAGAACGGTTCAACTAGCGAAAGAAGAGTTAAAAGCCATTGGTTATCTAAACTTCTTAACGTTAAAACCAACCATGTACATTGCTAATGTTAGCGAAGATGGCTTTGAAAACAACCCATACCTTGAGCAAGTACGTCAGTACGCTGAAAATGAGAATAACGTAGTAGTGGCAGTATGTGCGGCAATTGAATCTGAACTTTCAGAATTAGATGATGAAGACCGTGCTGAATTCCTAGAGGATATGGGCATTGAAGAACCAGGTCTAAACCGTGTAATTCGCTCGGGTTACGATTTGCTTACACTTCAGACGTACTTCACTGCTGGAGTTAAAGAAGTTCGTGCATGGACAATACCTGTTGGCGCTACAGCTCCTCAATCCGCTGGTAAAATTCACACCGACTTTGAGAAAGGTTTTATCCGTGCTGAAGTTGTTGGCTATGATGACTTCATCCAATTTAACGGTGAAAGCGGAGCGAAAGAAGCCGGAAAATGGCGATTAGAAGGTAAAGATTACATCGTTAAAGATGGTGATGTAGTCCACTTCCGCTTCAACGTATAA